The Xiphophorus couchianus chromosome 6, X_couchianus-1.0, whole genome shotgun sequence genomic interval TCAAACACGCCTGGACGGACCAGACATCCAGAAAATCCACGCATGGATTCTTGTTATTTACTGATGCTTATGTTTCTGACGTCAaagagcaaaagcaaaacatatttgCTCCTACATGTtgacagattacaatccatgaCATGGTGATGTGTCAACATGTAGATTACCATTTTATAgtaaacacatttctttctaTTACATGAGTTTTTAGCTCCAGATTAGGTCGATTTTGTTCGGGTTTAATCAGCtggaacaaaataaacttttcaacatTGTATTGCAGCTTTTTATGTCACAGTTTATTAAACTGCTCAGCAAGATGCAATTAGTATGGAGGACAATAAATGCGGTTCAATAAATGAGGTTAGGAAGAGTTTGTAGATTAACAAATTGGGTGTTGCACATTGCAACATAATGCTGATGCTGCAACAATAAGATCAGCAGGATGTGTTATGAGGTTTGGGTTTGTACACTTTGAGGTCTCTCTTGAATCCTGAGGAGTGGGGGAAGAGTTACGCAACCGCTTGAAAGGCCTCATGAGAATTTCTGTATTAGTGTTTGGTTAATATGGAGTGAAATGTTTGCATTACAAGTGTAATTTAACTTCACTGAAACTTTTTCTTATTACATTGTCAGTACTGGACTGTGATGCAGTCATAGCTTTTGCTAGCAAATGAAATTACCGGATTCCATTGCAGAGTAAGGTGGAGCTTAATTGTTTTGTGCAGAGTAAATCATTGATGCAAAATTCCTCACAGCTTAAAGTCATCTTGAAAAGAGATCAGTCATTTCAAGGTGATGAAATATTACTTTCAGAACATGTAAAACTTTATAGTTGCTACAAGGTTTGCAGCTCAAGCTGCTCCATCTACCTTTGAAATATCAAGTGGAGGAATTGAACCATCAGTGTTATGTGAACTCCATGAAGGGAGGAAATCaaatagaataataaaataaaggtgGAAGTGTAATGTGTAATTGTCTTTTGGATATCAGCTAAAGGGTGCCAATCTGGGGCCCGAACaggggattttattttacaaagtgaGAAAAGTACACGGAACATTGCACTTCCCGGATGACCTAAATTCATTGTTGCCTTGTGCTTTCCAGCTTGGTATTGGTATGTGGTTTGGACGGTTTCCTTCCGTTTCACAAAGTATTTAAACTTCACAGCCAGAGGCAGACGTTATCTCTCAGTCCCATCTGACAATCCACATCAGCTCTCTGATTTACCACTGACCGAGAAGGATGGCAAAGCTGGCTGTGTGCGtctctgctgtgctgctgctgctggtagCGCTCAGTGAAACCGGTACGTAAACTGCTTTCTTCATTTAGAATCATTGAAAAAGTCTGTGCTATTCTTTTTGGGATaatattatttctaatttgtAAACTGAGATATGAAAAATAGATGGATTACTGTTTTCTCTAACATGtcactgtttctttttcacagTCTACCAAGGACCTTGCTGCACAAAGAATTATGACAAACCAATTGcattacaaaaactgaagagtttCACAGTTCAAAACGACACACAGATCTGCAACATCAAGTCAATAATGTAAGATAAAAACTAGTTACTACAACGTGTGTTATAGGTGCTGCTACCGTGACTGTATAAATAAtgccttttctcttttctgattACAGTTTCTTCACTGTGAAAGACAAGCTTGTCTGTACCAATCCTGAGATGCCTTGGGTCATCAGGGCCATGAAGCATCTGAAAAAGTAAGTTGTTATCGTCAAGTAACAACTTTCAGCACTCCAGCATCACAGTTTGTTCaagatttaacatttaataacacaattttaatgctctacttttttgtttggcaggaaacaacaaacaggaTCGCAGAGGGTCGGAGAAGATCAGCTTAAAGCTTAAAGATGTCAATCTTATTAATCagagtatttttaatttgatttacattcatataattatatatttgttttcattttacttttgtactcatttatattcaataaagttatattttgctaaatatttctgTCCCTTGACGTATTTATTTAACAGGGGTTAGTTTtattcagaatcagaatcagtaGTTTTTATTACTAGTTGTAGTCAGCAGCATAGCAAAGTGGCCACAAAGGCAAAAGACAATGAAAAATATGGTAGAAGACTATACAAACAtacttctttttaaattaaatgataatattatCTGCATTCCACATGGTCACCAAAACCCAGATTGCTGTGAAAGCAGTCTGAGTCTGAAGAACTATTACGACTTTGACACGTGGTGTAGTGTTTAAAAATGCTGTCAACggacaaacaaaaagcataaaCTCTTTCAACTTcctcgttgctgaaatgttctgtacaaataaacttcacGTGACTTACGGTTATGTGCACAGCTTGGCGTTTtaaataacaatgaaaaatattaatacaaatatatgacaaaattacaaagtaacagatcaaagcagaagaaacacttttccaaATAACTTCTTTCAACATAAAACTTATTAAATTAATGTAGTAGATAATGTCCACgcaaactgtaaaacatttgagcctcatttagttgtgtctactctcttctactctttaagtcaaataaatttagcgagttttagattttgaacctaaatatgtgagtttgtgaaagataaacttacaatagtaagttgtgttaactttttattaatttaattaaacctGCAAaggttgaataaactagagttcttagtttagcacttaaaaaaactgaaagaagaaaaagacacagtgcttagcggcatgtttttgtattccTTGTTGCACCGTTAGTGAGATGGGAGtacgttacattgatctgacacgcatgttattaaatgtttattttaatgcaactgaCAGTTTGTAAAGCTTaaggataatgtcctgttcacacattatactaaatgtttttgagcagaattcattgtAATGTTTAATACAATTAATTATCACAGTAGAAATTTAGTTCATGCAATTTGAACCAAGAATTTAacttattctaaagtaaaatgaGTTATTTTAGCTTGATGTTGAGTAAagataatagagaaatgtgggcTCTTAAACAAGGcgagcacatttttttttctcacatattGTCAagtaattatttggtttaaattgcaacATTAGATAAAAACTCAccattcaagattaatgaacttaaaatcaatatttagacaacttcatgaactttcatttctgagttaaaaccaaaacaattttctcgTTGGCTTAAATTGCAGCAAGTGAACTTTCATTCTCAAGTTAATCCACctccaaatgttttacagtgcatggTAGAACAagataaaatacttaaatatggAGGGTTTACtgtatatttgtattattttcaaatgtcttaGCAGGCTCAGCAAACAGAAACCAACAAGAGGAGAACAAGAACAATTTGTTTGTTCGTCATTTAGTGAAGTTGCACACTGCAGCTACTGTATCctgaaattttcattttaacatttctagCAATAGTAATATTATAATAACATTATTAGCAGCATTACTGCAATATTACTgctaataataaaagtaaaaagtttggTGTAGTAAAACTGCtcctaaaaatacatttttgccaaTAAATTACTCGATAAATATAATTGAATAAAAGTAACTACCTCTGGGAACATGGcagtacattttaaatggattttattttctacttatataaaaaaaatgcccctctttaaaatatgacatgtttaaataaagtgGAAATGTGTATGCTACAGTATGTGTCATGCtgatttggtttttgttgttctgctttTACAATGCCTTGGAAAAGTACTATTAATTCTtaatctttttcacattttgtcaccttacagccacaaatctcagtatattttaaagttaaaagggtgatattatgtattttccacacataaagcactttttttATAGCAAAGGCAAGTATGTTACCTCCAGGCATGGTTTTGATGAAGAAATGACATAACATCACATCAGAATCGAGACAGTCAGTCCCTTCAACTTCAAAGCAAAAtaactcaatttatttttacaaaaaacaatatgAAGAAAGTACAGTTTTTTATTCAGCCCTCCTTTACTCCAATACTGCTAAATAAAAGTCAAGCAAATATGAGTGTTGTTTAATTTCAATATATGTCCAGCTGTTCTTTGAAGGCCtcagatgttgttgtttttttttttttagaaaatattagcTGTGAAGGTTCACAATCCAGGAGAAAAATGACCCTAgatacagaaccagaactacaATGGTACAGTGAAAGTTCAGGCCAAAATCAATTTGAAAAATTGTTGGAGtggaaaataaatctattttcatTGTGAatacaatgaaattaaaaaccTAGTTATCtataaccttttttaaaaaaaaaaaaaaaaaaagaatacataaGAGGACTAAGCTACATATtaacattatatatttttattcttaggttctaatgtttttaaaaatgtgaaaatacaatttaagtaaataaagattttatccTATTTTGTAGTCTGACAAcgaacattttattcttttaaaacatttctgcactaataaattttgatgtttgaataaaatgtatcaaCATTAAAAGCGCCTCATATTGAACTTCTGCTGCGTTCACCGGACAGCGTGTAATTTAAGGAACCGAGAGTGGGCGGCAGTGGTGAGCGGCTTCACAGGAAGGATCCACTGTATGAATGGTTTCCGACATGTCTACGCGGAGGACGCTTACCTTTAGCAGTAAGTTGCACTCTGGTTGACATAAATGTTGTACATAGCGAAAGTTGCAAATGTGATAAGACACCCGTGCGGTTGTAGATCTGAAACCAGGATAAGATAAAGAGATACGATAATGTCGGAGTCACTCTGAATGTAGCATGAGCTAGCTGAAGCTAACCGAGCTAGCTgcgctgctgctgatgatgacAACTGCAGAGGGAGAGATGCTGAGAAGACAAGAAaggtaagattaaaaaaaaagaagaaaggaaatgtCTCTAATTACCACCTTTTCCAACCTTTCTGTGTTGTTACTGCTTTGTTAGAGAATTATACGAACAACATGGTGAAAGTAATGCACTTTTAAATTGTCGATTTTCACGCTTCCACTGAGAAACAGCTACCCCCTGCATGCAACCAAtttcatacaaaaaatatttaaatactgcAACTAATGCAGCCATTACTTCCTGTTTAGGTGTCTCACAGATGTGAGCCGACTGTAACGGCTTCCAGTAGCCATGAAAGAGGAATGTGCAGGTCCGTCTTTGTTCGAGGACCTGGATTTTCCCACAACAGACTCCTCCCTGTTCTCCGACAGCTCCACACCCATCGCTCAGCTGCACGGAGAAATCACATGGCGACGTCCACAGGTTGATTACCTGGGTTGGGTTGTCAGGAAGGGGAAAATTCCTGCACATGTTGATATTGATGCTTCTGGCAGATGGCAAAGTTTTGTTGGTTTACCCCCTCAGCCAGGGAGTGATTTCCCATAACAGGTGTTTGAGTTGCTGATGAAAGATTTTTGCACGATCGTCACGTGAGCAAAACATTCAGTGATGAAATATATATCACCTTACAAAACCTGTTATAGATACTGTGAGAGATTCTCACATTTTAGTCTCTTGAGCAATAATGAGtcagtaaaattatttaatccAGTGATCTCAGACTGCCTTTCTCAATGACTGGAGTCCTGCAACTTCTAGATGTGTCCCCCTGTCACATCAACAAGTGAAATGGTGAGACCATGTCACTAGCAGGCAGCCAAGCTCTgcagagctctgctaatgagctaataatggagccaggtgtgctgaagcagagaactttctaaaagttgcaggactttTGATGAATGCAGTTTGAGACCCTGTGGGGTGAGGCAAAGGGGGGTGGTATTATGTAAATTTGACATTCTTCATCTTTACATCGTGTCACACTGTTACTCCCTCTTCTAAAACAGAGGCCGTCTTCaaactgctgttatgtttgACGTACAGCATTTTTTTGATGCCTGTAGACTTTTCGGCTGGATAATTCACCTtgccacaaaaagaaaatgttcaggtATCATTCGAGAAGCACAATAGGTTTGAAGTGTTGGACTCCAAATTCTCAAGGTCCTGGTAGTGGTGAACATCTGTGGGACATGCAAGAATAACAGACCTGTAAAAGGATACCTTTATTATGCAAGCAGCTGTCAAGTCATGCCAAATCAGTGTGTAGCACACTTAATATTTACTGCTTTGTTAGTATCAGGGTTCTCCAACTCCACTGTCCTTCAACTTTTATATGCATCAGTGCTTGGTATCAGGCCCCTGCAGAACTTAAAGATGTACTGAGAAggtaattcattcatttaattcaggtgtgtgGAGCAGATATGCATCTAGAAGTTCAGGACAGTGGCTCTCGAATAACGGACGTAAAGTTGAACTATTTCTTTCTAGcaattgatgaaaaagtaaaagtgttGCAGCCTTTTTTTAGCCAACTGACTAGCAGCAGTCATGTTACTCTTTGCTTCATAAATCTTGAGAATACACAAGTCCCCCCCACATTGGCTCTTGGATCTGATTAGGACTTTAAATAGGAATTTCTTTTAAAGACTTGACACAATAACTTGTTTAAAACCTTGATATAGGCTGCCTTCTGTTCATTTAAGTTGTTCAGAATACATTTCTGCAGACTCTCTTTGAGTCTCTGtaactttatttcttcttcatttctaCCTTTAATCCATAACTCAAGGAGATCTGCCAGTCTCCGTCTCTCTTCCCCACCAACACTAATCTGGCTCATGCCAAACAAGGACTATTGGGTGACTGCTGGTTTCTCTGTGCGTGCACCTTCCTGCTCAAGAACCAGCATCTTTTAGACAAGGTACACAAACAGCAGTTTTATTGTCCCTTGCCCTATGTGAGtgctttaaaatcaaaattcttttgCTTATATTCTGCACTGCTCACAGTGTCTTTTTGTTAATGTGTAGGTGTTTCCTCCTGGCCAGCCCCAGTGGGGTAGCAGCAAGTACATGGGCTCCTTTCAGTTTCTCATCTGGCAGCAGGGCCACTGGACAGAGGTGATCGTCGATGACCGTCTCCCCTGCATGAATTCCTGTCTCTGTTTCTCACGCTGCCACTCCCCTTCTGCGTTTTGGATTGCTTTGTTGGAGAAGGCCTATGCCAAGTAGGTAACTAAAGAACTTCCCCTGAATCTCTTATCTTTGTTTGACCTGATAAACCATCAAGATTTTGTTTCCTTGCTGCTTTGTTGAGCATTCCCAGCAATTGTTGAGTTATCAGCAATTGAATTCCTGCTTAATTCCTTCCAGGCTACATGGTTCATACGAGCAGCTCTGGGCCGGACAGGTGTCGGAGGCCCTTGTGGATCTGACTGGTGGTGTCGCCGAGTGCTGGAGTCTGAGGGAGTTTGGTTCAGATGAGGAAGAACAGCAAGCAGAGCAGGACAGTGACCAAGTCAGGAGGAAAAAGCTGGACCTGAGCCTCCTGTGTTGTGTGAAAGAAGAGTGTGCATTGAGCTGCTCCACCCACAGCTCTCCTGGAGGTTAGAAAACTATTGCTTTGTAGATAATCCCACCAC includes:
- the ccl20a.4 gene encoding C-C motif chemokine 13, with translation MAKLAVCVSAVLLLLVALSETVYQGPCCTKNYDKPIALQKLKSFTVQNDTQICNIKSIIFFTVKDKLVCTNPEMPWVIRAMKHLKKKQQTGSQRVGEDQLKA